The following coding sequences lie in one Eubacterium ventriosum genomic window:
- the avd gene encoding diversity-generating retroelement protein Avd — MEEIQQEEKKHNGNDIFHIKEKIYEMILYGNPQLKDFPKTERYVLAGDIRKTMYTMLEMAVRLEKKYHKKTTLQDLDIEVDVLRNLLRLAKDPNLYPNQKPCLNFHTWEVWMRKVDEIGRMIGGYSEWVNSRERQK, encoded by the coding sequence GTGGAAGAGATACAACAGGAAGAAAAGAAACATAACGGCAATGATATTTTTCATATCAAGGAAAAGATTTATGAAATGATATTGTACGGCAACCCTCAATTAAAGGACTTTCCGAAAACGGAGAGGTATGTACTTGCAGGCGATATAAGAAAGACAATGTATACAATGTTGGAAATGGCGGTGCGACTTGAAAAGAAGTACCACAAGAAAACCACATTGCAGGATTTGGATATTGAAGTTGATGTATTAAGAAATCTGCTAAGACTTGCAAAAGACCCGAACCTATACCCAAACCAAAAGCCTTGTTTGAATTTCCACACTTGGGAAGTATGGATGCGAAAGGTAGACGAAATCGGTCGAATGATAGGCGGTTATTCGGAATGGGTCAACAGCAGGGAAAGACAGAAATAA